A single window of Pseudoalteromonas ulvae UL12 DNA harbors:
- a CDS encoding GNAT family N-acetyltransferase — MKLSKRILSGELVELIPLDIIHVEPLIEAVKDGELWQVWYATVPHPNDMQSYVEQAIAEMRLGNIAYAVYCRATNKVVGTTRFYDVESTHRRVKLGFTWYSKHACRTGINTETKFLMLQFAFDEHKAIAVEFRTHFFNRVSRAAIERLGAKQDGILRQHQVMADGSLRDTVVYSILDREWPAVKNNLQHRLAAYPS; from the coding sequence ATGAAACTGAGTAAACGGATCTTATCTGGCGAGCTGGTTGAATTAATTCCCTTGGATATCATCCATGTTGAGCCATTAATTGAAGCGGTTAAAGATGGTGAACTTTGGCAAGTGTGGTATGCCACTGTGCCCCATCCGAATGATATGCAAAGCTATGTTGAACAGGCCATCGCCGAGATGCGTTTGGGGAATATTGCCTATGCAGTGTATTGCAGAGCCACCAATAAAGTGGTGGGTACAACGCGATTTTATGATGTAGAAAGCACACATCGTCGCGTTAAACTGGGATTTACTTGGTATAGCAAACACGCATGTCGAACGGGTATCAATACTGAAACTAAATTCTTGATGTTGCAGTTTGCTTTTGATGAGCATAAGGCCATTGCAGTTGAATTTCGGACCCACTTTTTTAATCGGGTATCGAGGGCGGCAATTGAGCGATTAGGTGCTAAACAAGATGGTATTTTGCGCCAACATCAAGTTATGGCTGATGGCTCCCTTCGCGATACTGTCGTGTATTCAATCCTCGATAGAGAGTGGCCCGCGGTTAAAAATAATTTACAGCATCGACTGGCGGCCTACCCAAGTTAA
- a CDS encoding TolB family protein yields the protein MKKNLIALSLALSFTAQAQTQWQTIETDNFKVHFNQEYQAWARSAANELESVRSKVLEQQNRALDKKVDVLVFDPLNRANGFAIPASNHPLMALYASPPQSDTVISNSSGWQQLLALHEYIHLVHLAQPSRSEWKQALRDVSGLYDVAQGMQVPRWAAEGYATLLESQMTGRGRLHDNYVEALLTQFAKEGMLPSYGQLNAVDGGYMAGSMAYLMGVRYLQWLEDNFDKATLDAVWTRTRAVESRDFNQAFTGVFGQSPDKLYRRFVAEYTHKALSKEHLQPELNSNLWFDLDHIQQSPALSPEQDKLAMVSVDTDGHTQLTIYATADNEKAAEEFNKKQQAILADDPGDIIDVAPITFAREQKQTLQQINQQGIVTPQWLDNETLVFGAFSVANNELASRHQDLFRFDLQSGQIKQLTEFANVRRFSISEDKTTAYAERAQFGYSELVKVDLASGQVSEITSKDLATVYDFPVVHQNKLAYLKTSLNENWALWVKNLDNQSISQVPMPKDYQFLSYPAWSLDGQSIYYVAGVAGETNIYRYDFASDRLVQLTQGQQVTAYPMPMQEGGILYQAINSQGPDLYKLPEDAPFVEVTERAEALIADTSQAQAHILPAAKVYQQEIGETKPYDPTEQNITLSIGEHYASAATTLIQIGLKGGDFLNQLTWQVGGAFDTKSALSGGFAEIKYTALPVDLSAHLFSYDLDSSKQYQNQDAFNAHVKATGLFTQMSYPYRNDQFTLNSHLAYNYSDYQQGHAMWLRAGIDQRWQRDWQAFAIGQSVSAKVYEGDIDGESWHGYDLQAQLFGKAWHFPMYSEYQKRSRTDSQLSLGGFESSLIKADVHAEYVIAPELPFFSVAGDEFESLSAGVSYEVGEPWFYYQQYKVNGQEFADSYGVKWQERVSFNLGPAAINDLKINFGVVKVAGDTIEDEIRGWLGLWYSL from the coding sequence ATAGAAACAGATAATTTTAAAGTCCACTTTAATCAAGAGTATCAAGCTTGGGCGCGCTCAGCGGCAAATGAACTCGAAAGCGTGAGAAGCAAAGTGCTTGAGCAGCAAAATAGGGCATTAGATAAAAAAGTGGATGTACTTGTATTTGATCCGCTCAATCGCGCCAATGGTTTTGCTATTCCGGCCAGTAATCACCCTCTCATGGCCCTGTATGCATCACCGCCTCAATCCGATACAGTCATTTCTAATAGTTCTGGTTGGCAGCAACTGCTTGCTTTACACGAGTATATCCACTTAGTCCATTTAGCGCAGCCGAGTCGCAGCGAATGGAAGCAAGCCTTAAGAGATGTATCGGGTTTGTATGATGTTGCACAAGGCATGCAAGTACCACGTTGGGCGGCTGAAGGGTACGCAACGTTACTTGAGTCGCAAATGACCGGCCGCGGCCGTTTACACGATAACTATGTTGAAGCACTGCTCACCCAATTTGCCAAAGAAGGCATGTTACCTTCGTACGGCCAGTTAAATGCCGTAGATGGCGGATACATGGCAGGTTCAATGGCGTACTTGATGGGAGTGCGCTATTTGCAGTGGTTAGAAGATAACTTTGATAAAGCGACACTTGATGCAGTGTGGACACGTACTCGGGCAGTAGAAAGCCGAGATTTTAATCAAGCATTTACTGGGGTGTTTGGCCAGTCACCAGACAAATTGTATCGTCGTTTTGTTGCCGAATATACTCATAAAGCGCTCTCTAAAGAACACCTGCAGCCTGAATTAAACAGCAATTTATGGTTCGATTTAGATCATATTCAGCAAAGTCCGGCTTTATCTCCTGAGCAGGATAAGCTAGCCATGGTCAGCGTTGATACGGACGGCCATACCCAACTAACTATTTATGCAACCGCCGATAACGAAAAAGCAGCTGAAGAATTTAACAAAAAACAACAAGCAATTTTAGCCGATGACCCAGGCGATATTATCGATGTTGCGCCGATCACGTTTGCGCGTGAACAAAAGCAAACCTTGCAGCAAATTAACCAACAAGGCATCGTCACCCCACAATGGCTTGATAACGAGACATTAGTGTTTGGCGCATTTAGCGTAGCCAATAATGAGCTGGCATCGCGCCATCAGGATTTGTTTCGTTTTGACTTGCAGTCAGGGCAAATCAAGCAGCTCACTGAATTTGCCAATGTGCGTCGTTTTTCAATTTCAGAAGATAAAACCACCGCGTATGCAGAGCGGGCACAGTTTGGTTATTCAGAGTTGGTGAAGGTTGACTTAGCTTCAGGGCAAGTGAGTGAAATAACCTCCAAAGATTTAGCCACAGTTTATGACTTTCCTGTCGTACATCAAAATAAATTAGCTTATTTAAAAACAAGCTTAAACGAAAACTGGGCTTTGTGGGTTAAAAATCTAGATAATCAAAGTATTAGCCAAGTGCCGATGCCAAAAGATTACCAGTTTTTATCCTACCCAGCTTGGTCACTGGATGGGCAAAGTATTTATTACGTTGCAGGTGTTGCGGGCGAAACAAATATCTACCGCTATGATTTTGCGAGCGATCGCTTAGTGCAATTGACTCAAGGTCAGCAAGTCACCGCATATCCAATGCCAATGCAAGAGGGAGGCATTTTATATCAGGCGATTAATTCCCAAGGCCCAGACTTGTATAAGTTGCCTGAGGATGCGCCATTTGTTGAGGTAACTGAGCGAGCTGAAGCACTTATAGCCGATACCAGCCAAGCGCAAGCGCACATTCTGCCTGCTGCCAAGGTTTATCAACAAGAAATAGGTGAGACCAAGCCTTACGACCCAACAGAGCAAAACATCACACTGAGTATTGGTGAGCACTACGCAAGTGCTGCAACGACTTTAATTCAGATCGGCCTCAAAGGAGGGGATTTTCTCAACCAATTAACATGGCAAGTTGGGGGCGCTTTTGATACAAAAAGTGCTTTATCTGGCGGGTTTGCAGAAATTAAATACACCGCATTGCCTGTAGATTTAAGTGCGCATCTATTTAGTTATGATCTGGATTCGAGCAAGCAATATCAAAATCAAGATGCATTCAATGCACACGTTAAGGCGACGGGTTTATTCACACAAATGAGTTACCCATATCGCAATGACCAATTCACACTCAATAGTCACCTTGCATACAATTACAGTGATTATCAGCAAGGGCATGCCATGTGGTTACGAGCTGGGATTGATCAGCGTTGGCAGCGTGATTGGCAAGCTTTTGCGATTGGTCAATCGGTGAGTGCCAAGGTGTACGAAGGTGACATTGATGGAGAAAGTTGGCACGGTTATGACCTCCAAGCGCAGCTATTTGGTAAAGCGTGGCATTTCCCTATGTACAGTGAATACCAAAAGCGTTCGCGCACGGATAGCCAATTGAGTTTAGGTGGTTTTGAGTCGAGCTTAATTAAAGCCGATGTGCATGCTGAATATGTGATTGCGCCTGAATTGCCATTTTTCTCTGTTGCAGGTGATGAGTTTGAATCCCTCTCTGCAGGGGTAAGCTATGAGGTGGGTGAACCGTGGTTTTACTATCAACAATATAAAGTGAATGGCCAAGAGTTTGCTGATAGTTACGGGGTGAAATGGCAAGAGCGCGTGAGCTTTAATTTAGGCCCTGCCGCAATTAATGATTTGAAGATTAATTTTGGTGTGGTCAAAGTAGCCGGTGACACTATTGAAGATGAAATAAGAGGTTGGTTAGGGTTGTGGTATAGCCTATAA
- a CDS encoding SIMPL domain-containing protein produces MKKITAICLMLLSFNSLANTALPNNRHVSVSGSAQVKAKPDLAMINLEVKSQQKTSLAAKQEIDKKVNQFLAGLERFKLTSEDVSASQLSTAPVIQYLDNGEQRVAGYRADRNLKITLNNIDQVSELINFALSIEIDQVNHIEFKSSKAKLYQQQASALAVQDATEKGQALAKAFSASLGKIYSINSEIQAPQFQYGQNRAMLEDGLYRTASKQVEGRYLPETLTFSATVYAVFDLNVPL; encoded by the coding sequence ATGAAAAAAATTACTGCTATTTGCCTAATGCTACTTAGCTTCAATAGTTTAGCTAACACAGCACTGCCAAATAATCGCCATGTATCAGTGAGTGGCTCAGCCCAAGTGAAAGCTAAGCCTGATTTGGCGATGATTAATTTAGAAGTGAAAAGTCAGCAAAAAACCAGCTTAGCTGCCAAACAAGAAATCGATAAAAAAGTGAATCAGTTTTTAGCTGGACTCGAGCGTTTTAAATTAACCAGTGAAGATGTTTCCGCATCGCAATTGAGTACTGCACCTGTTATTCAATATTTAGATAATGGCGAGCAACGAGTGGCGGGATATCGTGCGGATCGAAATTTGAAGATAACACTCAACAATATCGACCAAGTCAGTGAGCTAATTAATTTTGCGTTAAGTATTGAGATTGATCAGGTCAATCATATCGAGTTTAAATCGTCCAAAGCGAAGTTATATCAGCAACAAGCCAGTGCACTGGCTGTGCAAGATGCCACCGAAAAAGGACAAGCACTCGCGAAGGCATTTAGTGCTTCACTGGGCAAAATTTACAGCATTAATAGTGAAATCCAAGCTCCACAGTTTCAATATGGCCAAAACCGAGCCATGCTTGAAGACGGTTTATATAGAACGGCATCAAAACAAGTCGAAGGGCGTTATTTACCGGAAACACTCACTTTTAGCGCGACTGTTTACGCGGTGTTTGACTTAAATGTGCCGTTGTAA
- the argA gene encoding amino-acid N-acetyltransferase, translating to MVINAGRTTELVEGFRQSAPYVNAHRGKTFVLMLGGEAVNHAGYRRIINDIALLNSLGIKTVLVYGARPQIDKTLQQANIQSEFHQGIRITDDESFTLIKQVAGALQLDLTARLSTSLSNTPMSGAQLNVVSGNFVIAQPLGVADGVDYCHSGRVRRIDVEGIRRQLNNSGIVLLGPIAASVTGESFNLTAEEVATQVAIKLKADKMIGFCAENGILDSDGDVIPELMPDDAEAKLAQYQDKQDACTSTKTFLSASIEACRHGIPRCHLVSYHQDGALLQELFSREGIGTQIVTQSAEVLRRATISDIGGILDLIRPLEEQGYLVRRSREQLEIEIEQFTIIEKEGLIIGCAALNTFDEEQAGEFACLVVHPQYRDADRGSVLLCNIIAQAKSLGYQTLYALTTRSIHWFLEHGFDFACVDDLPEKKKSLYNYQRKSKILALQLR from the coding sequence ATGGTTATCAATGCAGGTCGCACCACAGAGTTAGTTGAGGGATTTCGTCAATCAGCCCCTTATGTGAATGCGCATCGTGGAAAAACATTTGTCTTAATGCTTGGCGGCGAAGCCGTAAACCATGCAGGATACCGTCGAATAATTAATGATATCGCGCTACTCAACAGTTTAGGCATTAAAACCGTACTCGTTTATGGTGCGCGTCCGCAAATTGATAAAACCTTACAGCAAGCCAATATTCAAAGTGAGTTCCACCAAGGGATCCGCATTACCGACGATGAATCTTTCACGTTAATAAAACAAGTAGCTGGGGCCTTACAGCTCGACTTAACCGCACGCCTCTCAACAAGTTTAAGCAATACACCTATGTCTGGTGCGCAGCTCAATGTGGTCAGCGGTAATTTTGTTATAGCGCAACCTTTAGGTGTCGCCGATGGTGTTGATTATTGCCACTCAGGCCGCGTGCGCCGAATTGATGTTGAAGGTATTCGTCGCCAATTAAATAACAGTGGGATCGTGCTACTTGGTCCGATTGCCGCATCGGTCACTGGTGAAAGCTTTAACCTCACAGCTGAGGAAGTCGCCACACAAGTGGCGATTAAATTAAAAGCCGATAAGATGATTGGCTTTTGTGCTGAGAACGGCATTTTAGATAGCGATGGTGACGTTATTCCTGAATTAATGCCCGATGATGCCGAAGCAAAATTAGCTCAGTACCAAGACAAACAAGACGCCTGCACCAGCACAAAAACATTTTTATCTGCCAGTATTGAGGCCTGTCGCCATGGTATTCCTCGTTGTCATTTAGTCAGTTATCATCAAGATGGCGCATTGCTGCAAGAGCTTTTTTCTCGTGAAGGGATTGGTACACAAATCGTGACGCAAAGTGCCGAAGTGCTACGCCGCGCCACAATCAGTGACATTGGCGGAATTTTAGATTTAATTCGCCCTCTGGAAGAACAAGGTTATTTAGTGCGTCGCTCTCGTGAGCAGCTCGAAATAGAAATTGAGCAATTTACCATTATCGAAAAAGAAGGATTAATCATTGGCTGTGCGGCATTAAACACCTTTGATGAAGAGCAAGCTGGTGAATTTGCTTGTTTGGTTGTTCATCCGCAATACCGAGATGCCGATAGAGGCTCTGTGCTACTGTGTAACATCATCGCGCAAGCAAAATCCTTGGGCTACCAAACATTATATGCGTTAACAACTCGCAGTATTCATTGGTTTTTAGAGCACGGTTTTGATTTTGCGTGTGTGGATGATTTACCCGAAAAGAAAAAGTCACTATACAACTATCAGCGCAAGTCTAAAATTTTGGCGCTGCAATTAAGATAA